The Thalassotalea nanhaiensis genome has a window encoding:
- a CDS encoding TnsA endonuclease N-terminal domain-containing protein, producing the protein MPKGRKLESIADYQRALKNKYGLGQGSKYKPWLRVQDVKSRGTRSQIFGRKTNREHHLMSLLESELFYLIEFSDRVTDIREQFPILPLNYSQKVAKTLGVEHPKHPKTKEPIVLTTDLLLTVDSESGQYFHAISVKPEEEAGVDRVLQKVEIERICWELMGVKFSFYVGDDLRRIQSENIAWATFPFRKGPSYFSFELVTSALSLLKKKQYYKEDLCEKFIKNNIVNRDESLLLLKYLISEKFIEVDLNYSLGESDVIDIRNIAFEQRRFAYENF; encoded by the coding sequence ATGCCTAAAGGTAGAAAATTAGAATCCATTGCGGATTATCAAAGAGCCCTAAAAAACAAATATGGTTTAGGGCAAGGTAGTAAATATAAGCCCTGGCTTAGGGTACAAGATGTAAAGTCTAGAGGCACTAGGTCCCAGATATTTGGTCGGAAGACAAATAGAGAACATCATCTAATGTCTTTGCTCGAATCCGAGCTTTTTTATTTAATTGAATTCTCAGATCGGGTTACCGATATCAGAGAACAGTTTCCTATTTTACCGTTAAATTATTCTCAGAAAGTCGCAAAGACATTAGGTGTAGAACACCCTAAACACCCTAAAACCAAAGAACCAATTGTTTTAACTACAGACTTACTTTTGACTGTCGACTCTGAATCAGGGCAATATTTTCATGCCATCTCCGTAAAGCCTGAGGAAGAAGCTGGTGTAGATAGAGTCCTTCAAAAAGTAGAAATTGAAAGAATATGCTGGGAATTAATGGGAGTAAAGTTTAGCTTTTACGTTGGAGATGATTTAAGAAGAATCCAAAGTGAAAATATTGCTTGGGCTACATTTCCATTTAGAAAGGGGCCTTCATATTTTTCTTTTGAGCTTGTTACGTCGGCTTTATCTTTATTGAAGAAAAAACAATATTACAAAGAAGATTTATGTGAAAAATTTATTAAGAATAATATAGTTAATAGAGATGAGTCTCTCTTATTGTTAAAGTACCTAATTAGTGAAAAATTTATTGAGGTTGATTTGAATTATTCACTTGGTGAGTCTGATGTAATAGACATAAGAAACATAGCCTTCGAACAGCGGAGGTTTGCATATGAAAATTTTTAG
- a CDS encoding transposase produces the protein MKIFRNSVWLCLNFELLDCCRYRVLDIFPTNDCIILFKVDTDSVAVRPIAISLESFKSGLKNKEITSSEYVLPNFMLQSEDNASTDHIAKRDSNYEIIKPLISDSEFLFNYATKKRFSQLAQYSQQIRVDRKSITRLLTKYWLYGQSIMSLLPAYSNSGGFGKDKTVSNKDLGAPVNPRTLAVERYKKFILTDDIKAKFKLSLKKYYLKETGISLVKTYEQFLRDHFEDELRVSNLEGRPPYIPTIKQFRYWTNKLFSKDEITLKRTSENDYLRNKRGVLGSVIDKSFLPGTTFEIDATVADVHIVSEFGTQYVLGRPTIYMIADRASRMIVGMHVSLFHASWRAARQAIANCFIEKTQYCREFGVNISSPDWPCFHVPRNLMCDNGEMIGLKPKDVVTPMTSLLFGPPYRPETKGVIERSFKIINDDSLHELLGNTRLGTVIRGRRDPRKDACHTLKEVTTIIIKSVLEHNRSILKELGYSSSLLVENDLTPTPANYWKIHLAKQKQDLKLANEDEVIAEILPPAEVSMTRNGIEFNGLYYSCSEVLEKSLASIARTSGRWRLEARIDENTTNYIYVKLEPKGKFLRCELLSRSRMFANKTMIDADFMQDWVEIKKELNPVSIESIDDMKQRKQSKKEAKKRLKASPKIPFSQKRKNIRQKRKDELLSTTNVITSDNRCEAKVITQQSTVAEVVALPIGRARKNRSSNEND, from the coding sequence ATGAAAATTTTTAGGAACAGTGTTTGGCTTTGTTTAAACTTTGAATTGCTCGATTGTTGCCGTTATAGAGTTTTAGATATTTTTCCTACCAATGATTGCATAATACTTTTTAAAGTTGATACTGATTCGGTCGCTGTTCGTCCGATAGCTATATCATTAGAAAGTTTTAAAAGTGGATTGAAAAACAAAGAAATAACAAGCTCTGAGTATGTTTTGCCTAATTTTATGTTACAGAGTGAAGATAATGCCTCTACTGACCACATTGCGAAGAGAGATAGTAATTACGAAATTATAAAACCTCTAATTTCAGATTCTGAATTTCTATTTAACTACGCTACTAAGAAAAGATTCTCACAGTTGGCTCAATATTCTCAACAGATTCGCGTTGACAGGAAAAGCATTACAAGGCTTTTGACTAAATATTGGCTCTACGGACAAAGTATAATGTCGTTGCTACCCGCATATTCAAACAGTGGGGGATTTGGAAAGGATAAAACGGTCTCAAATAAAGATCTTGGTGCCCCAGTAAATCCTCGAACTCTCGCAGTAGAAAGATATAAAAAATTTATACTCACTGACGACATAAAGGCTAAATTTAAGCTATCTCTAAAAAAGTATTACCTAAAAGAGACAGGAATAAGTTTAGTTAAAACCTATGAACAATTTCTAAGGGATCATTTCGAGGATGAGCTCAGAGTATCAAATCTAGAAGGTCGCCCTCCTTATATTCCAACAATAAAACAGTTCAGATATTGGACAAATAAGCTTTTTTCTAAAGATGAAATTACTTTGAAAAGAACCTCTGAAAATGACTATTTAAGGAACAAAAGAGGAGTGTTAGGTAGCGTTATAGACAAAAGCTTTTTACCTGGTACCACCTTCGAAATAGACGCAACAGTAGCTGATGTTCATATTGTTTCTGAATTTGGAACTCAATATGTGCTGGGTAGGCCGACAATCTACATGATAGCTGATAGAGCAAGTAGGATGATCGTTGGTATGCATGTATCTCTTTTTCATGCATCTTGGAGAGCTGCCAGACAAGCGATTGCGAATTGTTTTATTGAAAAAACTCAATATTGTCGTGAATTTGGTGTGAACATTTCATCTCCTGACTGGCCATGTTTTCATGTTCCGAGAAATTTGATGTGTGATAACGGCGAAATGATTGGTTTAAAGCCGAAAGATGTAGTAACGCCAATGACTTCTTTGTTGTTTGGTCCGCCCTACCGACCTGAGACTAAAGGTGTTATTGAAAGAAGTTTTAAGATTATTAATGATGATAGCTTGCATGAACTTTTAGGGAATACTCGTTTGGGGACGGTAATCAGAGGTCGAAGAGATCCAAGAAAAGATGCTTGTCACACACTTAAGGAAGTCACAACCATTATCATTAAGTCAGTTCTAGAACATAATAGGAGCATTTTGAAAGAGCTTGGGTATTCGAGCTCGTTATTAGTTGAGAACGATTTAACTCCAACTCCCGCAAATTATTGGAAGATTCATCTAGCTAAACAAAAACAAGATCTTAAATTAGCCAATGAAGATGAAGTCATTGCAGAAATTCTTCCACCAGCCGAAGTTAGTATGACTAGAAATGGCATTGAGTTTAATGGTCTGTATTACTCATGCTCTGAAGTACTTGAAAAAAGCTTGGCTTCAATAGCTCGGACTAGTGGAAGGTGGAGGCTCGAAGCCAGAATAGATGAAAATACCACGAACTATATTTATGTAAAGCTAGAACCGAAAGGTAAGTTTTTACGTTGTGAACTTTTATCTCGTAGCCGGATGTTTGCTAATAAGACAATGATTGATGCTGACTTTATGCAAGACTGGGTTGAAATTAAGAAAGAGTTAAACCCCGTTAGCATAGAGTCAATAGATGATATGAAACAGCGCAAGCAATCGAAGAAGGAGGCAAAAAAACGACTTAAGGCTAGTCCTAAAATACCATTTTCACAAAAACGAAAAAATATTAGGCAAAAAAGAAAAGATGAACTTCTTAGTACAACTAATGTGATTACCTCTGATAACAGGTGTGAAGCAAAAGTTATAACACAGCAATCTACTGTTGCTGAGGTAGTAGCGCTGCCAATAGGTAGGGCTAGGAAAAATAGGAGTAGTAATGAAAACGATTAA
- a CDS encoding ATP-binding protein, which produces MKTIKAIYNEAILPEHKGNPLIEALPPKLPWLNVMELFSHYPDYAEEISDHPDPLVRDEYLVRIDRLRQPLTDYQTCFRAIERSLKNGYSTKNPLTPTTAQYLHYFVDEQPEIEPDSGRFTPKGEGLTLIGESGIGKTTMLEQVLSYFPNVIVHDGYKGTNLDFSKQVVWVKVDCPQNSSVRDLCEEILWSLDLSLDRPRTRPEKLIGSLIRQIEQVMKASFLGMLVIDEMQNLTFKKTKGEDNLLKFLHRLVNKLGIPIFFCANPPFNLSLIKELKNARRAESCYHYHMSPLSIDSDSWKVFIQQLWNYQWTNVFTELTDELNKKIFELSVGNIDMACRTFREAQRLLIGSVDERLTKASLEAGNAIACSLSRQTQQVIDLKTAITLPVGKKRTQKVQSNSNSMKVDKTGDVSKPQHSEFAVQIQELMGLVDLSNEIEDMDLMQRSKNFESQMEYLSHAGVLLEDPLSEFG; this is translated from the coding sequence ATGAAAACGATTAAGGCGATATATAATGAAGCCATTCTACCTGAACATAAAGGTAACCCTTTAATTGAGGCTCTTCCTCCTAAATTACCTTGGCTAAATGTTATGGAGCTGTTTAGTCATTACCCTGACTATGCCGAAGAAATATCTGACCATCCTGATCCATTGGTTCGAGATGAGTATTTGGTAAGGATAGACCGTTTAAGGCAACCTTTAACCGATTATCAGACATGCTTTAGGGCAATAGAAAGAAGTCTCAAAAATGGCTATTCTACAAAAAATCCATTAACACCTACTACTGCGCAATATTTGCATTATTTTGTCGATGAACAGCCAGAAATTGAGCCAGATTCAGGACGATTTACACCTAAAGGAGAGGGCCTTACTCTAATTGGAGAGAGTGGAATTGGGAAAACAACAATGCTAGAGCAAGTGTTGAGTTATTTTCCGAATGTCATTGTTCACGACGGCTATAAAGGTACTAATTTAGACTTTTCTAAACAAGTTGTGTGGGTAAAAGTTGACTGTCCTCAAAATTCTAGCGTAAGAGATCTTTGTGAAGAAATATTGTGGTCATTAGATCTATCTCTTGATAGACCAAGAACTAGGCCAGAAAAATTAATTGGTTCGCTAATACGTCAAATTGAGCAGGTAATGAAAGCTAGTTTTTTGGGTATGCTTGTCATCGATGAAATGCAAAATTTGACATTCAAGAAAACTAAAGGAGAAGATAATCTGCTCAAATTTTTGCACAGGCTTGTAAATAAACTTGGTATCCCAATATTTTTTTGTGCGAATCCACCATTTAACCTCTCTTTAATCAAAGAGCTCAAAAATGCACGTCGTGCAGAAAGTTGCTACCACTATCACATGTCTCCTCTTTCTATTGATAGTGATTCTTGGAAAGTATTTATTCAACAACTGTGGAATTATCAATGGACAAACGTTTTTACTGAATTAACAGATGAACTGAATAAAAAGATTTTCGAATTATCTGTAGGAAATATTGACATGGCATGCCGCACGTTTAGGGAAGCTCAGAGATTACTTATTGGCAGTGTTGATGAACGTTTAACTAAAGCCTCCCTTGAAGCAGGAAATGCAATCGCTTGTAGCCTGTCTCGACAAACACAACAGGTTATCGACTTAAAAACAGCAATTACTCTTCCTGTTGGCAAAAAACGAACTCAAAAAGTACAATCTAACAGTAATAGTATGAAAGTTGATAAAACGGGCGATGTTTCTAAACCACAGCACTCTGAATTTGCAGTCCAAATTCAAGAGTTGATGGGCCTAGTCGATTTGTCTAACGAAATTGAAGATATGGATTTGATGCAACGCTCTAAAAATTTTGAAAGCCAAATGGAGTATTTAAGTCATGCGGGCGTCCTTTTGGAAGACCCCCTTTCTGAGTTTGGCTAA
- a CDS encoding TnsD family Tn7-like transposition protein has product MLITEALPGESLYSRYIRHMTLWHMPAKAFLQTLVGNNRASIHPYITVGATNAAEFYSQNYNKIISEQTLAPLFVHFSHKRKNKIYKYLLLNDSGRAIRNCQLPNFRESEKLSLKYCLVCVHNDIKKYGISYWHIAHQVPGINSCYKHQISLLHLSLPCRPHIKMGLLPSLIGDAKASTKESFLLARYVYSRLQNIVNIGRPYNINTLLEKLRRTGFIRENNRVLRAELTYECFHLSRKLQHSSVGLLPRSDTDFNYFSYLLCNQHPQHPFKYLFLEFWLTFFCKTKVKPVLEVTAVDNTKQQTILKNKYLDLLRGGLSLAKISQKTGKSRCYLKLLALKNKISINMKPRLITTEVVKGVLKMAYKGFHRKAIAKHFKISTGSISQIISAESGLVQRRRRAKFESRRRKYKAQVLKWIALEPSDSKKYIRKYLPYAYSWLYRHERKWLYQQLNF; this is encoded by the coding sequence ATGTTAATTACTGAAGCTTTGCCTGGAGAAAGTCTCTATAGCCGTTATATAAGACATATGACACTTTGGCATATGCCTGCGAAAGCATTTTTACAGACTTTAGTAGGAAATAACCGCGCTAGTATTCATCCTTATATCACTGTAGGTGCTACAAATGCGGCTGAGTTTTATAGTCAAAATTATAATAAAATTATTAGTGAGCAAACTCTTGCACCATTGTTTGTTCACTTTTCTCATAAACGTAAAAACAAAATTTATAAATATTTGTTATTAAATGATTCAGGTAGGGCAATTCGGAACTGTCAGCTCCCTAATTTTAGAGAATCTGAAAAGCTTTCTCTAAAATACTGTCTTGTTTGTGTACACAATGATATTAAAAAATATGGTATTTCATATTGGCATATAGCCCATCAAGTACCAGGAATAAATTCATGCTATAAGCATCAAATATCATTATTACATCTCTCACTTCCCTGTAGACCACATATTAAAATGGGATTACTGCCGAGTTTAATCGGAGATGCCAAAGCAAGTACAAAAGAAAGTTTTTTACTTGCACGTTATGTATATAGTCGTTTACAGAATATTGTTAATATTGGCAGACCATACAATATTAATACGCTGCTAGAGAAGCTTCGTCGTACGGGGTTTATAAGAGAAAACAATCGTGTTCTGAGAGCAGAGTTAACATATGAATGTTTTCATCTTAGTCGCAAATTACAACACTCAAGTGTAGGGTTACTCCCAAGGTCAGATACTGACTTTAACTACTTCTCATATTTGTTATGCAATCAACATCCACAACACCCATTTAAATACTTGTTTCTTGAGTTTTGGTTAACTTTTTTCTGCAAAACCAAAGTTAAACCTGTACTAGAAGTTACAGCAGTTGATAATACAAAACAGCAAACGATTTTAAAAAACAAGTACTTAGATTTACTTCGAGGAGGCTTATCATTAGCAAAAATCAGCCAAAAAACAGGAAAAAGTAGATGTTATTTAAAACTCTTAGCATTGAAGAATAAGATTTCAATCAATATGAAGCCTAGATTGATAACTACAGAGGTCGTGAAGGGGGTTCTGAAGATGGCCTATAAAGGTTTTCACCGGAAAGCTATAGCTAAACATTTTAAGATATCAACCGGTAGCATATCCCAAATAATATCTGCTGAATCTGGATTAGTGCAAAGGAGAAGGCGGGCTAAATTTGAATCTCGAAGGCGAAAGTATAAAGCTCAAGTTTTAAAGTGGATAGCATTAGAACCTTCTGATAGTAAAAAGTATATAAGAAAATATCTACCTTATGCTTATTCGTGGCTGTATCGTCATGAAAGGAAATGGTTGTACCAACAACTTAACTTTTAA
- a CDS encoding S8 family serine peptidase produces MNITASSSITYDSRTLSFYSLTRQLFKYINSFYFMAFYFLLLCATFAVEASNNKLNGLNHNRVLDEYIVTFNITDTQDIKRLIKKFGGTYKKQFQSTSGIYVQIPESSLEDFSKHESVELVEANLIVEKASYDWGLDRLNQSTPVLDGNVSTTLSGDNISVYMLDTGINFAHEAFNGNATPFWDYTGGSGSDCNGHGTHTAGTVNNVVPLSQLYSVKVLDCSGNAPLSTVLSGIDAVLYTAPPAQITDVVFLGFISANSSSLDNAVTNLISAGYEVVTMAGNSNNDACNFSPAHLSYVRTIGSLGKNDVPSAFTNYGSCIDMSAPGEDILSAAYFDNSLEITMSGSSMAAAYITGVLAGYLSQGMTWDNLMMDSMEFPSCMGGPCRIVVLQQNSTLQTIDYQYDAKGRLKNIKNNENKDVTYSYDDAGNRTQVKEN; encoded by the coding sequence ATGAACATCACGGCATCGTCGTCTATCACTTACGATAGTCGAACATTGAGCTTTTACTCCCTCACCAGACAACTGTTTAAATACATTAATTCGTTTTATTTCATGGCTTTTTATTTTCTTTTGCTCTGCGCTACTTTTGCTGTAGAGGCGAGTAATAATAAGCTCAATGGCCTAAACCATAATCGTGTATTAGATGAATATATTGTCACATTTAACATCACAGATACCCAAGATATTAAAAGGTTAATAAAGAAATTCGGCGGTACATATAAAAAACAATTTCAATCTACGTCTGGTATTTATGTGCAAATTCCAGAGTCTAGCCTTGAAGACTTTAGCAAACACGAAAGTGTAGAGCTAGTTGAGGCAAACCTAATAGTTGAAAAAGCAAGTTATGACTGGGGACTAGATCGATTAAATCAATCCACACCTGTTTTGGATGGCAATGTGTCGACTACACTATCAGGCGATAACATTAGTGTTTATATGCTTGATACTGGTATTAACTTTGCTCATGAAGCGTTCAATGGTAATGCTACCCCCTTTTGGGATTATACCGGAGGCTCGGGCAGTGACTGTAATGGGCATGGCACTCATACAGCAGGAACTGTAAATAATGTAGTACCACTAAGTCAGCTATATTCTGTGAAAGTACTTGATTGTTCAGGTAATGCGCCATTGTCGACCGTTCTTTCAGGAATTGATGCAGTGCTATATACAGCGCCACCAGCTCAAATTACAGATGTTGTTTTTTTAGGGTTTATTAGTGCTAACAGTTCTTCCCTTGATAATGCGGTAACTAACTTAATTAGTGCCGGTTATGAAGTCGTCACAATGGCGGGGAATTCTAATAATGATGCTTGTAACTTTTCACCAGCACACCTTTCCTATGTACGTACCATTGGCTCTTTAGGGAAAAATGATGTGCCTTCTGCATTTACAAATTATGGCTCTTGCATTGATATGTCAGCCCCTGGTGAGGATATCTTATCAGCTGCTTATTTCGATAACAGTTTAGAAATCACAATGTCGGGCAGTTCAATGGCTGCAGCCTATATTACCGGAGTGCTCGCAGGCTATTTATCTCAAGGAATGACATGGGATAACTTGATGATGGATTCAATGGAGTTTCCATCATGCATGGGAGGGCCATGTAGAATCGTAGTGCTACAACAAAACAGCACACTACAGACTATTGATTATCAATATGATGCCAAAGGGCGCTTAAAGAATATTAAAAATAATGAGAATAAAGATGTGACCTACAGTTATGACGATGCAGGTAATCGCACACAAGTTAAGGAGAACTAG